The following nucleotide sequence is from Microbacterium arborescens.
GCCGTGACAAGAACGGCGGGGAGTTGCCTGCGGCCCTCGTGACGGCGCACCTGAAGTTCTCGCTCCCCTACCGGGCCCTGTTCACCCAGGTGCTCCGCCCCGACACCGCGACGCGTCTCGTGGACGCCCTTGCCGTCCTCCTCGTGCGTCTGCACAACGTCGGCTTCTTCTGGGGTGACGTCTCGCTGTCGAACACGCTCTTCCGCCGCGACGCCGGCGCGTTCGCCGCCTACCTCGTCGACGCCGAGACCGGTGAGCTGCACGAACGCGGCCTCACGCGCGGTCAGCGCATGCACGACCTCGACATCGCCCGTACGAACATCGCCGGCGAGATCATGGACCTCGAGGCCGGCGGGCGCCTCGAAGGCGGCGTCGACGCGATCGCCGTGGCCGACGGCATCATGTCGTCGTACCACTCGCTGTGGGCGGCTCTCACAGACCAGGAGACGTTCTCGGCGAACGAGTCGTGGCGCATCACCGAGCGCGTTCAGAAGCTCAACTCGCTCGGCTTCGACATCGGCGAGATGTCGATCGACGCCGCAGCCGACGGCACGCGCGTGTCGATCCAGCCGAAGGTCGTCGATGCCGGCCACCACCAGCGGCGTCTGCTCCGGCTGACGGGACTGGATGTCGAGGAGAACCAGGCCCGGCGTCTGCTCAACGACCTCGACGAATTCAGTGCACGCGTGTCACGACTCGGATCGAACGAGGAGATGGTCGCGCACGAATGGCTGACCCGCGTGTTCGAGCCCGTCGTGCTCTCGGTGCCGTGGGATCTGAGGGCCAAGCTCGAGCCTGCGGAGCTGTTCCACCAGGTGCTCGAGCACCGCTGGTACCTGTCGCAGACCGAGGGCCGCTCGGTGCCGCTCGCCGAAGTGCTGTCGTCCTACGTCGAGAACGTGCTTCGTCACCGACGCGACGAAGCGACGGTGATGGGCCCGATGACCGAGACGATGTCGGTACCGACCATCACCGACGCGGTCCCGGTCGACGATGACGACGCCGAGGTCGACTGGCGCGACCTGGTCTGAACGTCCACCGGCACGGCCCGCGGGTCACGCCCGCGGACCGTGCCGCGCGTCAGTAACCGACGGTGAAGCGCTCGCGGACGTGCTTCGGGTTCTCGATCTCATCGACGACGGCGATGGCGAAGTCGGCGCCCGAGATGAACGAATCGCCGTTCTCGTCGGTCACGAGGACGTCGCCGCCGTCACGGTAGTGTCCGGTGCGCTCACCCGGGTTGAACGAGCCGAAACCACCCGCGGGGTGGATGAAGAACCAATCGCGGCCACTGTCGTCGGCCTGCAGGTCGTCGAGGATGCCGATGGCTTCGAGCGCCTCGTCCTTGAACTCTTCGGGGAAGCCGCTGTCGACCAGACGCGGGCCGCCCGGCGCGACCAGGCTGCCGCCCGCGCCGCCGACGACGCCGAGACGCACGTTCTCGGGCAGGCTCTCGGCCAGTAGCGCCGTGTTGGGGCGCACCTGACCCTGCATGTCACCGCGCGGTGCCACGGCCGAGACCACGACGTCGACCCCTTCCAGCTGCGAAACGAGGGCGGGCACGTCGAGCAGCGTCCCCTCCAGGTAGGTCGCACCCTCGACGCGCTCGGCGGGAACCTTGCGGGCGACGGAGACGACGGTGTGGCCGCGCGAGACGGCCTCCTCGACGATGTGGCTGCCGGCGTAACCGGTGCCTCCGATGACGGCGATACGTGCCATGACTGTTTCCTCCATTGGGTGTCGAGCGCGGGCACGGGCCCGCGCATGCGGCCGATCAGCGAGCGGGCTGGGTGTGCCAGATGCGGTCGATGTAGTCGCGGATCGAGCGGTCCGACGAGAAGAAGCCCGTTCGGGCGACGTTCAGGATGGCCGATCGGGTCCAGGCGTCGCGGTCGGCGTAGGCGGCATCCACCCGCTCCTGAGCGGCGATGTACGACGTGTAGTCCGCGAGCACCATGAAGCGGTCGTCGTAGAGCAGGTTCGACACGACGGGCTCGAAGGTCGAGCGGTCGCCGTCCGAGAATGCCCCGGAGCCGATGAGGTCGAGCGCGCGACGCAGCTCCTCGTCGGCCTGGGCGAACTCCCCCGGACGGTACCCCGCGGCCCAGAGCTCTTCGACCTCGGGCTCGCTCATGCCGAACAGGAAGAAGTTGTCGTCGCCGACGAGCTCGCGGATCTCGACATTCGCGCCGTCGTCGGTGCCGATGGTGAGCGCCCCGTTCAGGGCGAACTTCATGTTTCCCGTGCCCGAGGCCTCCTTGCCGGCGAGCGAGATCTGCTCCGACAGGTCGGCCGCGGGAATCACCCGTTCGGCGAGGGTGACGTTGTAGTTCGGCGGGAAGACGACCTTGAGCCGCCCCTCGAGACGCGGGTCGTTGTTGACGACCGAGCCCACGGCGTTGATGAGGTGGATGACGCGCTTGGCCATCGCGTACCCCGGGGCCGCCTTGGCCCCGAAGATGAATGTGCGCGGCTGCAGATCGGATGCCGCGACCCGGCCCGACACGACCCGCTCATAGAGCGTGACGATGTGGAGCAGCTTGAGGGTCTGGCGCTTGTACTCGTGCAGCCGCTTGACCATGACGTCGAGCAGGTGATCGTCGGCGATCTGGAATCCGTCGCGCTTCATCAGCACGTCGTTCAGGCGGCGTTTGTTCGACGCCTTGACGTCGGCGAACGCCACGCGGAAGTCCGGGTCTTCGGCGTACGACTCGAGCTCGCGGAGCCGCTCGAGGTCGGTGAGCCAGCCCGTGCCGAGCGCGGCGGTGATGAGATCCGACAGCTCGGGGTTCGCCAGACGCATGAAGCGGCGCGGGGTCACCCCGTTCGTCACGTTCGTGAACTTCTCGGGCATCATCTCGTCGAACTGATGCAGCACCTTCTCGCGCAGCAGCTGCGAGTGCAACTCGGCGACGCCGTTGACCTTCGCACCGGCGACCGTGGCGAGGTAGGCCATGCGCACCGCGCGGTGCTCGGACACGATCGACATGTCGCGCAGGCGCTGCTCGTCGTCGCCGAACCGCTCGCGCACGCGCAGCAGGAACTCGTCGTTGATGCGGTAGATGATCTCGAGATGCCGCGGCAGCAGCCGTCCCAGCAGATCGACCGACCAGACCTCGAGCGCCTCCGGCAGCAGCGTGTGGCAGGTGTAGGCGAAGCACTTCTGGGTGATCGCCCACGCGGCGTCCCAGTCGAGCTTCCGCTCGTCGACGAGAACGCGCATCATCTCGGGGACCGCGATGACGGGGTGCGTGTCGTTGAGCTGGAAGATCACGCGGTCGGGCAGATCCTCGATCACGAAGTCGTCGGGCAGCACCTTCGTCATGTAGTCGGCGATGGATGCCGCGACGAAGAAGTACTGCTGCTGGAGCCGCAGCTCCTTGCCCTGCGGCGTGGAGTCTTCGGGGTAGAGGACCTTCGAGATGTTCTCGGCGAAGGTCTGCGCGCGCACCGCCTCGACGTAGTCGCCGCTGTTGAAGGTGCGGAGATCGAATGCCTTCGTCGCCTCCGCGCTCCACAGGCGGAGGGTGTTCACCCGCCCGTTCTGGTAGCCGGGCACCATGTAGTTGTAGGGCACGGCGCGGACGCTCCAGGCCGGCACCCAGCGGCTGCGGATGACGCCCTCGTCGTCGTAGGTCTCGGTGTGACCGCCGAACGACACGGTCTGCGCCGCCTCCGGGTGGCGGAATTCCCAGGGCGACCCGAGCGCGAGCCAGGCGTCCGGCTTCTCGATCTGCTCGCCGTTGCGGAAGACCTGGCGGAAGATGCCGTACTCGTACCGGATGCCGTAGCCGATGCTCGGAACGCTGAGGGTCGCGAGCGAGTCGACGAAGCACGCGGCGAGCCGCCCCAGGCCACCATTGCCCAGCCCCGGCTCGACCTCGTGCCCGCGCATCGTGTCGATGTCGATCCCGCACGCGGCGAGCGCTTCGGTGGCGATCTCGGTGAGCCCGGCGGCAAGCAGGTTGTTGTCGAGCTGGCGGCCGAGGAGATACTCCGCCGACAGGTAGCACACGGCCTTGCGCTGGTCTTCGCGCTGACGACGCTGGTCCTCGAGCCACCGCGCCACGAGGTAGTCGCGCACGGTCGCGGCCAGCGCCATGTACTTGTCGGTCTCGGTGGCCGACGAGAGCGCGACGCCGCGTTCCATGTTGAGATTCAGCAGGAACTCGCGCACGAAGCCGTCGACCGTCGCCGGAGGCGAGGCCACCGGCGCGAGCGCCAGCGGGTGCGTCGCAACGGCCGTGCGGGAATCGGAGGTCTTGTCGTTCTCGCTCACGGTTCGAAACTACCCGGTCGACCGCGATCGCGTCGGGCCACCGGCCATGAACTGAGCGGAATTTACAGGAAGGTCATCGCCCGGTCACAGCCCGGCGCGACCTGCCGATCACTCCTGGGCCGCGCGGATCGTGGCGACCTGGTAGAGCGCGACGGATGCCGCGATCCCGGCGTTCAGCGACTCTGTCGCCGACGAGATCGGGATCGAGACGACCTGGTCGCACGTCTCGGTCACCAGGCGCGAGAGACCCTTGCCCTCCGAGCCCACGACGATGACGACGGGGCGATCGGCGAGCTGCAACGAGGGCAGCTCGACGTCGCCCCCGCCGTCGAGGCCGAGCACGAAGACGCCCTGCTTCTTGAACTCCTTCAGCGTGGTCGTCAGGTTCGGCGCGATCACCACCGGGATACGCGCGGCCGCGCCGGCGCTGGTCTTCCACGCCGCGGAGTTGACGCCAGCCGAGCGACGCTGCGGGACGATGACGCCCTGACTGCCGAAGGCCGCCGCCGAACGCATGATCGCGCCGAGGTTACGCGGGTCGGTGACGCCGTCGAGGGCGACGAACAGCGGAGTCTCACCCGAGTCGATGACCTCCTCGAGCAGATCCTGCGGGTGGCCGTATTCGTACGGGGGCACCTTGATCGCCACGCCCTGGTGCACGCCGTCGAAGCCGGCCATACGGTCGAGCTCCTGACGGGTGACCTCGAGCACCGGGATGCCGCGGTTCGTCGCGATCGACAGCATCTCCTTGACGCGGTCGTCCATCTCGACGCGCTGCGCGATGTAGAAGGCCGTCGCGGGGATCTTCGCGCGCAGTGCCTCGAGCACGCTGTTGCGGCCCGTGACGGTCTCGGTGTCGTCACCCGACTTCGACTTCGGCGACCGGTTCGAGCTGCCCTGGCGCTGCTGCGGCTTGCCGCCTGCGGCGACGTAGCGCTCCTGGGCGGCCTTCCGCTTGCCGGCGGGGTGCCAGGCGCGATCCTCCGCCTTCGGAGTCGGGCCGCGCCCCTCGAGCGAGCGGCGGTTCTTCCCACCGGTGCCCTTCGTGGGCCCCTTCTTCTTGCCGCGTCCGGCGGACGGGTTTCCTGGCTTAGCCACGGTTCACACTCCAATGGGTCCCCTCGGGACCGTCTTCGAGGACGATGCCGGCCGCCGCGATCGCGTCGCGGATACGGTCGGCTGTCGCCCAGTCCTTGCTGGCGCGCGCCTCGGCGCGCTGGTCGATCATCGTGCGCACGAGCGCATCGAGGGCGATGGTTCCGGCGTCGTCGCCACGCGCTCGATCCGCGGCGTCGAGTCCGAGGACGCGCAGCATCCCATCCACGGCCGTTACGGCGCCCGCGACAGCTTCGCGGTCGCCTTCGTCGAGAGCGGTGTTTCCCGCGCGGACGGTCTCGTGGAGCACGGCGAGGGCCTGCGGCACGGCGAGATCGTCATCCATCGCGGCAGCGAAGGCGGCGGGCAGGTCGCCGCGAGCGGCCGATGCCTCGGGAACCATGCGGTCTGCACGTTGCCGGAACGACTGGATGCGCCCGAGGGCCGC
It contains:
- a CDS encoding NAD(P)-dependent oxidoreductase, with the translated sequence MARIAVIGGTGYAGSHIVEEAVSRGHTVVSVARKVPAERVEGATYLEGTLLDVPALVSQLEGVDVVVSAVAPRGDMQGQVRPNTALLAESLPENVRLGVVGGAGGSLVAPGGPRLVDSGFPEEFKDEALEAIGILDDLQADDSGRDWFFIHPAGGFGSFNPGERTGHYRDGGDVLVTDENGDSFISGADFAIAVVDEIENPKHVRERFTVGY
- the rlmB gene encoding 23S rRNA (guanosine(2251)-2'-O)-methyltransferase RlmB, which gives rise to MAKPGNPSAGRGKKKGPTKGTGGKNRRSLEGRGPTPKAEDRAWHPAGKRKAAQERYVAAGGKPQQRQGSSNRSPKSKSGDDTETVTGRNSVLEALRAKIPATAFYIAQRVEMDDRVKEMLSIATNRGIPVLEVTRQELDRMAGFDGVHQGVAIKVPPYEYGHPQDLLEEVIDSGETPLFVALDGVTDPRNLGAIMRSAAAFGSQGVIVPQRRSAGVNSAAWKTSAGAAARIPVVIAPNLTTTLKEFKKQGVFVLGLDGGGDVELPSLQLADRPVVIVVGSEGKGLSRLVTETCDQVVSIPISSATESLNAGIAASVALYQVATIRAAQE
- a CDS encoding DUF4032 domain-containing protein, whose protein sequence is MTASLSITASSVDPGLLALPWSTTLADWSTPDIVYLPKGISRHLVRFANLSGRVVAIKETTAAMARREYEMLGSLQRLDVPCVERVAVIDGRRDKNGGELPAALVTAHLKFSLPYRALFTQVLRPDTATRLVDALAVLLVRLHNVGFFWGDVSLSNTLFRRDAGAFAAYLVDAETGELHERGLTRGQRMHDLDIARTNIAGEIMDLEAGGRLEGGVDAIAVADGIMSSYHSLWAALTDQETFSANESWRITERVQKLNSLGFDIGEMSIDAAADGTRVSIQPKVVDAGHHQRRLLRLTGLDVEENQARRLLNDLDEFSARVSRLGSNEEMVAHEWLTRVFEPVVLSVPWDLRAKLEPAELFHQVLEHRWYLSQTEGRSVPLAEVLSSYVENVLRHRRDEATVMGPMTETMSVPTITDAVPVDDDDAEVDWRDLV
- a CDS encoding glycogen/starch/alpha-glucan phosphorylase, encoding MALAPVASPPATVDGFVREFLLNLNMERGVALSSATETDKYMALAATVRDYLVARWLEDQRRQREDQRKAVCYLSAEYLLGRQLDNNLLAAGLTEIATEALAACGIDIDTMRGHEVEPGLGNGGLGRLAACFVDSLATLSVPSIGYGIRYEYGIFRQVFRNGEQIEKPDAWLALGSPWEFRHPEAAQTVSFGGHTETYDDEGVIRSRWVPAWSVRAVPYNYMVPGYQNGRVNTLRLWSAEATKAFDLRTFNSGDYVEAVRAQTFAENISKVLYPEDSTPQGKELRLQQQYFFVAASIADYMTKVLPDDFVIEDLPDRVIFQLNDTHPVIAVPEMMRVLVDERKLDWDAAWAITQKCFAYTCHTLLPEALEVWSVDLLGRLLPRHLEIIYRINDEFLLRVRERFGDDEQRLRDMSIVSEHRAVRMAYLATVAGAKVNGVAELHSQLLREKVLHQFDEMMPEKFTNVTNGVTPRRFMRLANPELSDLITAALGTGWLTDLERLRELESYAEDPDFRVAFADVKASNKRRLNDVLMKRDGFQIADDHLLDVMVKRLHEYKRQTLKLLHIVTLYERVVSGRVAASDLQPRTFIFGAKAAPGYAMAKRVIHLINAVGSVVNNDPRLEGRLKVVFPPNYNVTLAERVIPAADLSEQISLAGKEASGTGNMKFALNGALTIGTDDGANVEIRELVGDDNFFLFGMSEPEVEELWAAGYRPGEFAQADEELRRALDLIGSGAFSDGDRSTFEPVVSNLLYDDRFMVLADYTSYIAAQERVDAAYADRDAWTRSAILNVARTGFFSSDRSIRDYIDRIWHTQPAR